Proteins found in one Microcoleus sp. FACHB-68 genomic segment:
- a CDS encoding fructosamine kinase family protein, whose translation MWDKIAAHISDVTVEKFHINNRRSVSGGCINQGYAISSNNRTYFIKLNRATDLAMFEAEAQGVQQMWDTHTIRVPRPICWGTEGDSAYLVLEWLDLGGRGGERASEEMGRKLAAMHRWNPPDGYPAHPAIGEFGWEINNTIGSTTQINTWTANWAEFWTKHRIGYQLKLAKRRGGQFSQGERLLEVIPELLAGYQPKPSLVHGDLWGGNASCTSAGEPVIFDPATYFGDREVDIAMTELFGGFPAAFYRGYNEVWPLDAGYSQRKTLYNLYHVLNHFNLFGGSYESQANRMIQQLLSS comes from the coding sequence ATGTGGGATAAAATTGCAGCACATATCTCCGACGTCACCGTAGAAAAATTTCACATCAATAACCGGCGATCAGTCAGTGGCGGCTGTATTAATCAAGGCTATGCAATTTCATCTAATAATCGCACCTACTTTATTAAACTCAACCGCGCCACTGATCTTGCCATGTTCGAGGCAGAAGCGCAGGGAGTGCAACAAATGTGGGATACTCACACCATTCGCGTCCCTCGCCCAATTTGCTGGGGCACAGAAGGAGATTCTGCCTATTTAGTGTTAGAGTGGCTGGATTTGGGAGGACGTGGCGGTGAACGCGCTTCGGAAGAAATGGGGCGCAAGCTAGCAGCAATGCACCGCTGGAATCCCCCAGATGGATATCCTGCTCATCCAGCAATCGGTGAATTTGGTTGGGAAATTAATAATACAATTGGCTCAACAACACAGATTAATACTTGGACAGCAAACTGGGCAGAATTTTGGACAAAACACCGCATCGGCTATCAATTAAAGCTGGCAAAACGTCGCGGCGGACAGTTTAGCCAGGGAGAGCGCTTGTTAGAAGTAATTCCAGAATTACTTGCCGGCTATCAACCGAAACCTTCCCTAGTTCACGGCGATTTATGGGGAGGAAATGCTTCTTGTACTTCAGCCGGCGAGCCAGTAATATTTGACCCTGCAACTTATTTTGGTGACCGCGAAGTTGATATTGCAATGACAGAACTTTTCGGGGGCTTTCCTGCTGCGTTTTATCGCGGTTATAACGAGGTTTGGCCGCTGGATGCCGGCTACTCCCAGAGAAAAACACTTTATAACCTTTATCACGTTTTAAATCACTTCAATTTGTTTGGAGGCAGTTATGAATCCCAAGCAAATCGCATGATTCAGCAACTTCTTTCTTCGTAG
- the leuB gene encoding 3-isopropylmalate dehydrogenase encodes MTQHYRITLLPGDGIGPEIMAVAVDVLKLVGQQLDLSFEFQEALVGGAAIDATGSPLPDETLQICRNSEAVLLAAIGGYKWDNLPRHQRPETGLLGLRAGLELFANLRPAKILPQLIDASSLKREVVEGVDIMVVRELTGGIYFGKPRGIFETETGEKRGVNTMAYTESEIDRIGRVAFETARKRGSKLCSVDKANVLDVSQLWRDHIIELSKEYADVELSHLYVDNAAMQLLRWPKQFDTIVTGNLFGDILSDAAAMLTGSIGMLPSASLGASGPGVFEPVHGSAPDIAGQDKANPIAQVLSAAMMLRYGLNQPAAADKIEQAVLQVLDAGYRTGDIMSEGMKPVGCRAMGDALLEALEQDKK; translated from the coding sequence ATGACCCAGCACTACCGCATTACTCTGTTACCCGGCGATGGCATTGGCCCTGAAATTATGGCAGTCGCGGTAGATGTCCTTAAACTGGTTGGCCAACAACTCGACCTCAGCTTTGAATTTCAAGAAGCGCTTGTTGGCGGTGCGGCAATTGATGCCACCGGCAGCCCCCTTCCCGATGAAACTTTGCAGATTTGTCGCAACAGCGAGGCGGTACTGCTAGCAGCAATTGGAGGTTACAAGTGGGATAATTTACCTCGCCACCAGCGGCCAGAAACCGGATTATTAGGACTTCGTGCCGGCTTAGAATTATTTGCTAATTTGCGACCGGCAAAAATTTTACCGCAACTGATTGACGCCTCTTCGTTGAAACGCGAAGTTGTCGAAGGGGTCGATATTATGGTGGTGCGAGAACTGACCGGCGGCATTTACTTTGGCAAACCCAGAGGCATTTTTGAAACTGAAACCGGCGAAAAGCGTGGCGTCAATACAATGGCTTACACCGAGTCAGAAATTGACCGCATTGGGCGAGTGGCATTTGAAACTGCACGCAAGCGCGGAAGTAAACTGTGTTCAGTTGATAAAGCGAATGTTTTAGATGTGTCGCAATTATGGCGAGATCACATCATTGAACTGTCTAAAGAATATGCCGATGTTGAGTTATCTCATCTTTATGTAGACAACGCCGCCATGCAGTTGCTGCGCTGGCCAAAACAGTTTGATACGATTGTCACCGGCAACCTTTTTGGTGATATTCTCTCCGACGCTGCCGCCATGCTCACCGGCAGTATTGGAATGCTACCTTCTGCTAGTTTAGGCGCATCTGGCCCTGGAGTATTTGAGCCGGTTCATGGTTCTGCACCTGATATTGCCGGCCAAGATAAAGCCAATCCAATTGCTCAAGTTTTGAGTGCGGCAATGATGCTTCGCTATGGTTTAAATCAGCCGGCTGCTGCAGATAAAATTGAGCAAGCAGTCTTGCAAGTTTTAGATGCCGGTTATCGCACCGGCGATATCATGTCAGAAGGAATGAAGCCGGTGGGTTGCCGCGCAATGGGTGATGCCTTGCTTGAGGCGTTAGAGCAAGATAAAAAATAA
- a CDS encoding universal stress protein yields MEFQRILVAIDRSTQADAVFQKALLLAKRERAYLKVFHCIPVPPVPIASRMDLYGEGLNGAAQKQQERLQQEVVEVEAWLQTYLQQALALGVEAQLEYQLGDAGFWIREIAVSWDADLVVIGRRGRSKLAELVLGSVSNYVVHHTHCSVMIVRGTEVAG; encoded by the coding sequence ATGGAGTTCCAAAGAATCCTGGTAGCAATTGACCGTTCCACTCAAGCAGATGCAGTTTTTCAGAAAGCGCTGCTTTTAGCGAAAAGAGAGCGAGCTTATTTAAAAGTGTTTCACTGCATACCTGTGCCACCCGTGCCAATTGCGTCCCGCATGGATCTTTATGGAGAGGGGTTAAACGGTGCTGCACAAAAACAACAGGAGAGACTGCAACAAGAAGTTGTAGAAGTAGAAGCCTGGTTGCAGACTTATCTCCAGCAGGCGCTAGCGCTGGGAGTAGAGGCGCAATTAGAGTATCAACTAGGGGATGCTGGGTTTTGGATTCGTGAGATTGCTGTTAGTTGGGACGCGGATTTAGTGGTGATAGGCCGGCGCGGACGATCTAAACTGGCTGAACTGGTGCTGGGAAGTGTGAGCAATTATGTGGTTCATCATACGCACTGTTCTGTGATGATCGTGCGTGGGACAGAAGTTGCCGGTTGA
- a CDS encoding ABC transporter ATP-binding protein: MAKELAIDTRGLTKQFDRHIAVNDVDLQVATGEVYGLIGPNGAGKTTLIRMLATAEEPTTGEIYLSGERLIRDRSNSNLKRRLGYLPDDFPLYDDLVVWDYLDYFARLYHLKEPHRSQRLYEVLELAQLTNKRNSQISTLSRGMKQRLSLARTIIHEPILLLLDEPVSGLDPLARMQFREIIKTLREAGMTIVISSHVLSDLAELCTSVGIMELGYLVESASLEELYKRLSRQQILMSTLGNLDSLQAELKNHPKVEGWEVVTGTTNLRVHFSGNPEESATLLRSLVEAGVPLSEFHCTQEDLETIFLKMGHQQAS, translated from the coding sequence ATGGCAAAAGAACTCGCAATTGATACGCGCGGACTGACTAAGCAATTTGACCGGCACATTGCTGTCAACGATGTGGATCTACAAGTCGCAACGGGTGAAGTTTACGGATTGATTGGCCCGAATGGTGCGGGAAAAACCACGCTGATTCGGATGCTGGCAACCGCAGAAGAACCAACCACCGGCGAAATTTATCTCAGTGGCGAACGTTTAATCAGGGATCGTAGTAACTCTAATCTGAAGCGCCGGCTGGGATATTTACCAGATGATTTTCCGCTTTATGACGATTTGGTTGTCTGGGACTATCTCGACTATTTTGCGCGGCTTTATCACCTCAAAGAACCCCATCGCAGTCAGCGCCTTTATGAAGTGTTGGAACTGGCGCAGTTAACGAATAAGCGCAACAGCCAGATATCGACGCTTTCCAGGGGGATGAAACAGCGCCTCAGCCTTGCGAGAACGATTATTCATGAACCGATTTTGTTGTTACTCGATGAGCCGGTTTCTGGTTTAGATCCGCTCGCACGGATGCAGTTTCGTGAAATTATTAAGACGTTGCGGGAAGCGGGGATGACAATTGTAATTTCATCTCATGTTCTGAGCGATTTGGCGGAACTTTGTACCTCAGTAGGCATCATGGAATTGGGTTACTTGGTGGAAAGTGCATCGCTAGAAGAACTGTACAAGCGTCTCAGCCGGCAACAAATTTTGATGTCAACTTTGGGTAATTTAGATAGTTTACAGGCTGAACTGAAAAATCACCCTAAAGTTGAAGGGTGGGAAGTTGTTACCGGCACAACAAATTTGCGGGTTCATTTTTCAGGAAATCCCGAAGAAAGCGCCACCTTACTGAGATCCCTTGTGGAAGCCGGTGTTCCGCTTTCAGAATTTCACTGTACCCAAGAAGACTTAGAAACAATTTTCCTCAAGATGGGGCATCAACAAGCGTCTTAA